The Burkholderia latens genome segment CAGAAGTGACTGCCGTCAACGCGCCGCATGATGCGGTCGTCGCTGAACCCGGCGTGTTTGGCAAGTAGCGGCGCGAGGCGCCGGCCCGTCGTCGCGAAGTCCTTCTGTTGCGGATAGAGCTTCGCGAACGACTGATCGATGATGTCGTCGCGCGTCGCCCTGAACAGTTGCAACGCCTTCTCGTTGCAGTCGATCATGATTCGCTCCTTCGCCACGATTGCCGCGACAGGCAGGTGCCTGAAGAGATCTTCGTAGTCGAGGGCTGGCATCGTGTCGGTCATGTTCGGCATCTCGTCGACGGTCCGAACCGTGTCCGGACCAGCGCTATCGGGTGGGGTTGTCTGCTGTCCGATTGTAGCGGCGGCGCAGGCGCGCGGAGCATCAGCCGACGTGAACGATGTCGCCGAGATTGTTATCGAATGCATACGCGTTGTGGAAGCCGCGGATGATGCCGGTCTTGTGTTTCCGCTTCACGCGCAGGACGTCGTC includes the following:
- a CDS encoding PAS and helix-turn-helix domain-containing protein, which encodes MTDTMPALDYEDLFRHLPVAAIVAKERIMIDCNEKALQLFRATRDDIIDQSFAKLYPQQKDFATTGRRLAPLLAKHAGFSDDRIMRRVDGSHFWVTVCGFGYNPKRPFELAIWTFTDLSENVKHTDVTSTLTDRERDVAALLVHGLTSKEIGKELGISPRTVDIHRASLLRKYEVRTTHDLIACLLA